The Denticeps clupeoides chromosome 5, fDenClu1.1, whole genome shotgun sequence genome includes a region encoding these proteins:
- the LOC114789712 gene encoding phosphorylase b kinase regulatory subunit alpha, liver isoform-like isoform X1 has translation MRSRSNSGVRLDGYARLVQETILCYQNPVTGLLPASEQQKDAWVRDNVYSILAVWGLGMAYRKNADRDEDKAKAYELEQSVVKLMQGLLQCMMRQVAKVEKFKKTQSTKDCLHAKYQTTTCGTVVGDDKWGHLQVDATSLYLLFLAQMTASGLRIISNLDEVAFIQNLVFYIEAAYKVADYGMWERGDKTNKGIPELNGSSVGMAKAALEAIDELDLFGAHGGPKSVIHVLPDEVEHCQSILCSMLPRASTSKEIDAGLLSVISFPAFAVEDADLVNVTKGEIISKLQGRYGCCRFIRDGYKTPKEDPARLHYDPAELKLFENIECEWPVFWTYLILDGIFNGEHVQVQEYREALDEVLIRRKNGIHLMPELYSVPIDKVEEEYRMPHTVDRVATGQLPHLWGQSLYIVSCLLAEGFLAPGEIDPLNRRFSTCFKPDVVVQVCVLAETAEIKELLRDHGIEVEMVSEALPIHVMPARILSHIYVKLGNCKKLNLTGRPYRHIGVLGTSKFYEIRNRTYTFTPQFIDQHHFYLALDNQMIVEMLRTELAYLSSCWRMTGRPTLTFPITHSMLVEDGDSIDPCILATLRKLQDGYFGGARVQMDKLCNFLTTSFHTKLTFMDADSEDNLLEEEDEEDEEEEMFTASGSSKDMFDQYLTELLQSTAKTSHLPPTQRGQQHVFSAEHTTRDILSFMAQIQGLSMPKASMYLPVIPMMNKHRKSLNLLEVPQAYHHAAQTNKTKASSAALHLPCDAQGNTDFDLLVRQLKECPTLQDQADILYILYAMKGADWMVNLSGQSGVTVHSLLEEIYIKAGSSKEWGLIRYISGILRKRVEVLAEACTDLISHHKQLTVGLPPEPREKVITAPLPPEELITLIYEASGQDISIAVLTQEIMVYLAMYIRSQPALFGDMLRLRIGLIMQVMATELARSLHCSGEEASESLMSLSPSDMKNLLHHILSGKEFGVERSMRPLESTATSPAISIHELGHTGATKTERTGIRKLKSEIKQLDDSRPISIFSSSHSISSNVTSPRSTRCSSPSTPSGILSPTGTGDSQLIWEERQGQWLRRRRLDGAINRVPMGFYQKVWKILQKCHGLSIAGYVLPSSTTQEMTEGEIKFAVQVESVLNHVPQPEYRQLLVEAIMVLTLVADMEVQSIGGIIHIDRIVHIANDLFQQDQRANAANEYFLEKDPATGICNFFYDSAPSGSYGTMTYLSKAVIGYVQDFLPNTTCMVQ, from the exons ATGCGCAGTCGCAGCAATTCCGGCGTGAGGCTGGATGGTTATGCCAGACTTGTGCAGGAGACGATACTTTGCTACCAG aaccCTGTCACAGGTCTTCTCCCAGCCAGTGAGCAACAGAAAGATGCCTGGGTTAGAGATAATGTTTACAGCATACTGGCCGTGTGGGGGCTTGGCATGGCCTACCGCAAGAACGCGGACCGTGATGAGGACAAAGCCAAAGCCTATGAACTGGAACAG AGTGTCGTAAAACTCATGCAAGGCCTCCTGCAATGCATGATGAGACAG GTGGCAAAGGTTGAGAAgttcaaaaaaacacagagcaccAAGGACTGCCTGCATGCCAAGTACCAAACAACCACGTGTGGGACTGTGGTGGGGGATGACAAGTGGGGTCACTTGCAGGTGGATGCAACCTCTCTGTACCTTCTGTTCCTGGCCCAGATGACGGCCTCAG GTCTGCGGATCATTTCAAACTTGGATGAAGTAGCATTTATCCAGAACCTGGTGTTCTACATTGAGGCTGCTTATAAAGTTGCT GATTATGGCATGTGGGAGAGAGGGGATAAGACCAACAAGGGAATTCCAGAACTTAATGGCAGCTCTGTAGGGATGGCTAag GCCGCATTGGAGGCCATTGATGAGCTGGACCTTTTTGGGGCTCATGGTGGACCCAAATCAGTCATTCATGTTCTTCCAGATGAAGTGGAGCACTGCCAG TCGATTTTATGTTCCATGCTGCCAAGAGCCTCGACCTCCAAGGAGATTGATGCTGGCCTGCTGTCCGTCATTTCGTTTCCTGCGTTTGCCGTGGAGGATGCTGACCTTGTAAATGTGACCAAAGGAGAGATCATCTCTAAGCTCCAA GGTCGATATGGCTGCTGCCGATTCATCAGAGATGGTTATAAAACCCCAAAGGAG GATCCCGCTCGGCTCCACTATGATCCTGCTGAGCTCAAGCTGTTTGAGAACATTGAGTGTGAATGGCCAGTGTTCTGGACCTACCTCATACTGGATGGTATTTTCAATGGAGAACATGTACAG GTTCAGGAGTACAGGGAGGCTCTGGATGAAGTTCTGATTCGTAGGAAAAATGGGATCCATCTGATGCCAGAGCTGTATTCGGTCCCCATAGACAAG GTCGAAGAGGAATACAGGATGCCCCATACTGTGGACAGGGTGGCCACTGGCCAGCTGCCACACCTGTGGGGACAATCTCTTTACATTGTGAGCTGTCTGCTGGCTGAG GGATTTCTGGCCCCAGGAGAGATAGATCCCCTGAACAGAAGATTCTCCACCTGTTTCAAACCTGACGTTGTTGTGCAAG tttgtgtgttggcAGAAACTGCTGAAATCAAGGAACTTCTGAGGGACCATGGAATTGAGGTAGAAATGGTTTCTGAGGCCCTACCCATTCATGTTATGCCTGCTCGCATCCTCAGTCACATCTATGTGAAACTCG GAAACTGTAAGAAGCTGAATTTAACTGGCCGTCCTTACAGGCACATTGGAGTCCTGGGAACTTCTAAATTTTATGAGATCAGGAATCGTACCTACACATTTACACCTCAG TTCATTGACCAGCATCACTTCTATTTGGCGCTGGATAACCAGATGATTGTAGAAATGCTGCGTACCGAGCTAGCCTACCTCTCTTCCTGTTGGAGAATGACAGGAAGACCCACACTCACCTTTCCAATCACACACAGCATGCTGG TGGAGGATGGTGATAGTATTGATCCATGTATCCTGGCCACTTTGAGAAAGCTGCAGGATGGATACTTTGGAGGTGCAAG GGTCCAAATGGACAAGCTGTGCAATTTCCTCACAACCTCCTTCCACACCAAGCTTACCTTCATGGATGCAGACTCAGAGGACAacctgctggaggaggaggatgaggaggatgaagaagaggaaatgTTTACAGCCTCAG GCAGCTCTAAGGACATGTTTGATCAGTACCTCACTGAGCTGCTTCAGAGCACAGCAAAAACGAGCCACCTCCCTCCCACTCAGAGGGGACAGCAACACGTCTTCAGTGCAGAACACACCACCAGGGACATCCTGTCCTTTATGGCGCAGATCCAGGGTCTCAGCATGCCCA AAGCATCAATGTATCTCCCTGTTATTCCTATGATGAACAAACACCGCAAGTCTCTAAACCTATTGGAGGTGCCACAGGCATACCACCATGCTGCTCAAACAAACAAGACAAAG GCTTCCAGTGCTGCTCTGCATTTACCATGTGATGCTCAGGGAAACACAGATTTTGACTTGCTGGTGAGGCAGCTGAAGGAATGTCCCACTCTTCAGGACCAGGCTGACATCCTTTACATCCTGTATGCCATGAA GGGTGCGGACTGGATGGTGAACCTCTCGGGACAGAGTGGGGTGACCGTACACTCCCTGCTTGAGGAGATCTATATTAAAGCTGGGTCCTCAAAAGAATGGGGGCTCATTCGTTACATCTCCGGCATCTTACGCAAGAGGGTGGAGGTGCTGGCagag GCCTGCACCGATCTAATATCTCATCATAAGCAGCTAACAGTGGGTCTGCCTCCAGAACCAAGGGAAAAAGTCATCACTGC tcCTCTACCTCCTGAAGAATTAATCACACTGATCTATGAAGCCAGTGGACAGGATATCAGCATTGCTGTGCTTACACAG GAAATTATGGTGTACCTGGCCATGTATATCCGCTCCCAGCCGGCTCTGTTTGGAGACATGCTGCGTCTGCGCATCGGCCTCATCATGCAGGTGATGGCCACAGAGCTGGCCCGCAGTCTGCACTGCTCTG GGGAGGAGGCCTCAGAGAGTCTGATGAGTCTCAGTCCCTCAGACATGAAGAACCTGTTGCACCACATCCTCAGTGGGAAGGAGTTTGGTGTGGAGAGGAGCA TGCGCCCCCTTGAGTCCACAGCAACCAGTCCGGCGATCTCCATCCATGAGCTGGGACACACTGGAGCCACCAAGACTGAGCGCACGGGCATAAGGAAACTGAAGAGCGAGATCAAGCAG CTGGATGACTCAAGGCCGATCAGC ATCTTTAGCAGTTCTCATTCCATCAGCAGCAATGTGACATCACCTCGTTCAACG AGATGCAGCAGTCCTTCCACTCCCAGCGGCATCCTGTCGCCCACTGGCACAGGGGATTCGCAGCTGATTTGGGAGGAGAGACAGGGCCAGTGGCTGCGCAGGAGGCGCCTGGATGGTGCCATTAACAGGGTCCCGATGGGGTTCTACCAAAAAGTCTGGAAGATTCTGCAGAAGTGCCATGGTCTGTCTATTGCTGGCTATGTTCTTCCTTCGTCCACCACACAAGAG ATGACAGAAGGAGAAATTAAGTTTGCTGTACAAGTGGAGTCAGTACTGAACCACGTTCCTCAGCCGGAATACCGGCAGCTGCTGGTAGAGGCTATCATGGTGCTCACACTAGTGGCTGACATGGAGGTCCAGAGCATTGGCGGGATAATACATATCGACCGCATCGTCCACATAGCCAATGATCTGTTCCAGCAGGACCAG CGCGCAAATGCAGCCAATGAGTATTTTCTGGAGAAGGACCCTGCGACAGGGATCTGCAACTTCTTCTATGACAGTGCACCCAGTGGCAGCTATGGCACCATGACATACCTGTCCAAGGCTGTGATTGGCTATGTTCAGGACTTCCTGCCCAACACTACTTGTATGGTGCAGTGA
- the LOC114789712 gene encoding phosphorylase b kinase regulatory subunit alpha, liver isoform-like isoform X2, whose translation MRSRSNSGVRLDGYARLVQETILCYQNPVTGLLPASEQQKDAWVRDNVYSILAVWGLGMAYRKNADRDEDKAKAYELEQSVVKLMQGLLQCMMRQVAKVEKFKKTQSTKDCLHAKYQTTTCGTVVGDDKWGHLQVDATSLYLLFLAQMTASGLRIISNLDEVAFIQNLVFYIEAAYKVADYGMWERGDKTNKGIPELNGSSVGMAKAALEAIDELDLFGAHGGPKSVIHVLPDEVEHCQSILCSMLPRASTSKEIDAGLLSVISFPAFAVEDADLVNVTKGEIISKLQGRYGCCRFIRDGYKTPKEDPARLHYDPAELKLFENIECEWPVFWTYLILDGIFNGEHVQVQEYREALDEVLIRRKNGIHLMPELYSVPIDKVEEEYRMPHTVDRVATGQLPHLWGQSLYIVSCLLAEGFLAPGEIDPLNRRFSTCFKPDVVVQVCVLAETAEIKELLRDHGIEVEMVSEALPIHVMPARILSHIYVKLGNCKKLNLTGRPYRHIGVLGTSKFYEIRNRTYTFTPQFIDQHHFYLALDNQMIVEMLRTELAYLSSCWRMTGRPTLTFPITHSMLVEDGDSIDPCILATLRKLQDGYFGGARVQMDKLCNFLTTSFHTKLTFMDADSEDNLLEEEDEEDEEEEMFTASGSSKDMFDQYLTELLQSTAKTSHLPPTQRGQQHVFSAEHTTRDILSFMAQIQGLSMPKASMYLPVIPMMNKHRKSLNLLEVPQAYHHAAQTNKTKASSAALHLPCDAQGNTDFDLLVRQLKECPTLQDQADILYILYAMKGADWMVNLSGQSGVTVHSLLEEIYIKAGSSKEWGLIRYISGILRKRVEVLAEACTDLISHHKQLTVGLPPEPREKVITAPLPPEELITLIYEASGQDISIAVLTQEIMVYLAMYIRSQPALFGDMLRLRIGLIMQVMATELARSLHCSGEEASESLMSLSPSDMKNLLHHILSGKEFGVERSMRPLESTATSPAISIHELGHTGATKTERTGIRKLKSEIKQIFSSSHSISSNVTSPRSTRCSSPSTPSGILSPTGTGDSQLIWEERQGQWLRRRRLDGAINRVPMGFYQKVWKILQKCHGLSIAGYVLPSSTTQEMTEGEIKFAVQVESVLNHVPQPEYRQLLVEAIMVLTLVADMEVQSIGGIIHIDRIVHIANDLFQQDQRANAANEYFLEKDPATGICNFFYDSAPSGSYGTMTYLSKAVIGYVQDFLPNTTCMVQ comes from the exons ATGCGCAGTCGCAGCAATTCCGGCGTGAGGCTGGATGGTTATGCCAGACTTGTGCAGGAGACGATACTTTGCTACCAG aaccCTGTCACAGGTCTTCTCCCAGCCAGTGAGCAACAGAAAGATGCCTGGGTTAGAGATAATGTTTACAGCATACTGGCCGTGTGGGGGCTTGGCATGGCCTACCGCAAGAACGCGGACCGTGATGAGGACAAAGCCAAAGCCTATGAACTGGAACAG AGTGTCGTAAAACTCATGCAAGGCCTCCTGCAATGCATGATGAGACAG GTGGCAAAGGTTGAGAAgttcaaaaaaacacagagcaccAAGGACTGCCTGCATGCCAAGTACCAAACAACCACGTGTGGGACTGTGGTGGGGGATGACAAGTGGGGTCACTTGCAGGTGGATGCAACCTCTCTGTACCTTCTGTTCCTGGCCCAGATGACGGCCTCAG GTCTGCGGATCATTTCAAACTTGGATGAAGTAGCATTTATCCAGAACCTGGTGTTCTACATTGAGGCTGCTTATAAAGTTGCT GATTATGGCATGTGGGAGAGAGGGGATAAGACCAACAAGGGAATTCCAGAACTTAATGGCAGCTCTGTAGGGATGGCTAag GCCGCATTGGAGGCCATTGATGAGCTGGACCTTTTTGGGGCTCATGGTGGACCCAAATCAGTCATTCATGTTCTTCCAGATGAAGTGGAGCACTGCCAG TCGATTTTATGTTCCATGCTGCCAAGAGCCTCGACCTCCAAGGAGATTGATGCTGGCCTGCTGTCCGTCATTTCGTTTCCTGCGTTTGCCGTGGAGGATGCTGACCTTGTAAATGTGACCAAAGGAGAGATCATCTCTAAGCTCCAA GGTCGATATGGCTGCTGCCGATTCATCAGAGATGGTTATAAAACCCCAAAGGAG GATCCCGCTCGGCTCCACTATGATCCTGCTGAGCTCAAGCTGTTTGAGAACATTGAGTGTGAATGGCCAGTGTTCTGGACCTACCTCATACTGGATGGTATTTTCAATGGAGAACATGTACAG GTTCAGGAGTACAGGGAGGCTCTGGATGAAGTTCTGATTCGTAGGAAAAATGGGATCCATCTGATGCCAGAGCTGTATTCGGTCCCCATAGACAAG GTCGAAGAGGAATACAGGATGCCCCATACTGTGGACAGGGTGGCCACTGGCCAGCTGCCACACCTGTGGGGACAATCTCTTTACATTGTGAGCTGTCTGCTGGCTGAG GGATTTCTGGCCCCAGGAGAGATAGATCCCCTGAACAGAAGATTCTCCACCTGTTTCAAACCTGACGTTGTTGTGCAAG tttgtgtgttggcAGAAACTGCTGAAATCAAGGAACTTCTGAGGGACCATGGAATTGAGGTAGAAATGGTTTCTGAGGCCCTACCCATTCATGTTATGCCTGCTCGCATCCTCAGTCACATCTATGTGAAACTCG GAAACTGTAAGAAGCTGAATTTAACTGGCCGTCCTTACAGGCACATTGGAGTCCTGGGAACTTCTAAATTTTATGAGATCAGGAATCGTACCTACACATTTACACCTCAG TTCATTGACCAGCATCACTTCTATTTGGCGCTGGATAACCAGATGATTGTAGAAATGCTGCGTACCGAGCTAGCCTACCTCTCTTCCTGTTGGAGAATGACAGGAAGACCCACACTCACCTTTCCAATCACACACAGCATGCTGG TGGAGGATGGTGATAGTATTGATCCATGTATCCTGGCCACTTTGAGAAAGCTGCAGGATGGATACTTTGGAGGTGCAAG GGTCCAAATGGACAAGCTGTGCAATTTCCTCACAACCTCCTTCCACACCAAGCTTACCTTCATGGATGCAGACTCAGAGGACAacctgctggaggaggaggatgaggaggatgaagaagaggaaatgTTTACAGCCTCAG GCAGCTCTAAGGACATGTTTGATCAGTACCTCACTGAGCTGCTTCAGAGCACAGCAAAAACGAGCCACCTCCCTCCCACTCAGAGGGGACAGCAACACGTCTTCAGTGCAGAACACACCACCAGGGACATCCTGTCCTTTATGGCGCAGATCCAGGGTCTCAGCATGCCCA AAGCATCAATGTATCTCCCTGTTATTCCTATGATGAACAAACACCGCAAGTCTCTAAACCTATTGGAGGTGCCACAGGCATACCACCATGCTGCTCAAACAAACAAGACAAAG GCTTCCAGTGCTGCTCTGCATTTACCATGTGATGCTCAGGGAAACACAGATTTTGACTTGCTGGTGAGGCAGCTGAAGGAATGTCCCACTCTTCAGGACCAGGCTGACATCCTTTACATCCTGTATGCCATGAA GGGTGCGGACTGGATGGTGAACCTCTCGGGACAGAGTGGGGTGACCGTACACTCCCTGCTTGAGGAGATCTATATTAAAGCTGGGTCCTCAAAAGAATGGGGGCTCATTCGTTACATCTCCGGCATCTTACGCAAGAGGGTGGAGGTGCTGGCagag GCCTGCACCGATCTAATATCTCATCATAAGCAGCTAACAGTGGGTCTGCCTCCAGAACCAAGGGAAAAAGTCATCACTGC tcCTCTACCTCCTGAAGAATTAATCACACTGATCTATGAAGCCAGTGGACAGGATATCAGCATTGCTGTGCTTACACAG GAAATTATGGTGTACCTGGCCATGTATATCCGCTCCCAGCCGGCTCTGTTTGGAGACATGCTGCGTCTGCGCATCGGCCTCATCATGCAGGTGATGGCCACAGAGCTGGCCCGCAGTCTGCACTGCTCTG GGGAGGAGGCCTCAGAGAGTCTGATGAGTCTCAGTCCCTCAGACATGAAGAACCTGTTGCACCACATCCTCAGTGGGAAGGAGTTTGGTGTGGAGAGGAGCA TGCGCCCCCTTGAGTCCACAGCAACCAGTCCGGCGATCTCCATCCATGAGCTGGGACACACTGGAGCCACCAAGACTGAGCGCACGGGCATAAGGAAACTGAAGAGCGAGATCAAGCAG ATCTTTAGCAGTTCTCATTCCATCAGCAGCAATGTGACATCACCTCGTTCAACG AGATGCAGCAGTCCTTCCACTCCCAGCGGCATCCTGTCGCCCACTGGCACAGGGGATTCGCAGCTGATTTGGGAGGAGAGACAGGGCCAGTGGCTGCGCAGGAGGCGCCTGGATGGTGCCATTAACAGGGTCCCGATGGGGTTCTACCAAAAAGTCTGGAAGATTCTGCAGAAGTGCCATGGTCTGTCTATTGCTGGCTATGTTCTTCCTTCGTCCACCACACAAGAG ATGACAGAAGGAGAAATTAAGTTTGCTGTACAAGTGGAGTCAGTACTGAACCACGTTCCTCAGCCGGAATACCGGCAGCTGCTGGTAGAGGCTATCATGGTGCTCACACTAGTGGCTGACATGGAGGTCCAGAGCATTGGCGGGATAATACATATCGACCGCATCGTCCACATAGCCAATGATCTGTTCCAGCAGGACCAG CGCGCAAATGCAGCCAATGAGTATTTTCTGGAGAAGGACCCTGCGACAGGGATCTGCAACTTCTTCTATGACAGTGCACCCAGTGGCAGCTATGGCACCATGACATACCTGTCCAAGGCTGTGATTGGCTATGTTCAGGACTTCCTGCCCAACACTACTTGTATGGTGCAGTGA
- the LOC114789712 gene encoding phosphorylase b kinase regulatory subunit alpha, liver isoform-like isoform X3: MRSRSNSGVRLDGYARLVQETILCYQNPVTGLLPASEQQKDAWVRDNVYSILAVWGLGMAYRKNADRDEDKAKAYELEQSVVKLMQGLLQCMMRQVAKVEKFKKTQSTKDCLHAKYQTTTCGTVVGDDKWGHLQVDATSLYLLFLAQMTASGLRIISNLDEVAFIQNLVFYIEAAYKVADYGMWERGDKTNKGIPELNGSSVGMAKAALEAIDELDLFGAHGGPKSVIHVLPDEVEHCQSILCSMLPRASTSKEIDAGLLSVISFPAFAVEDADLVNVTKGEIISKLQGRYGCCRFIRDGYKTPKEDPARLHYDPAELKLFENIECEWPVFWTYLILDGIFNGEHVQVQEYREALDEVLIRRKNGIHLMPELYSVPIDKVEEEYRMPHTVDRVATGQLPHLWGQSLYIVSCLLAEGFLAPGEIDPLNRRFSTCFKPDVVVQVCVLAETAEIKELLRDHGIEVEMVSEALPIHVMPARILSHIYVKLGNCKKLNLTGRPYRHIGVLGTSKFYEIRNRTYTFTPQFIDQHHFYLALDNQMIVEMLRTELAYLSSCWRMTGRPTLTFPITHSMLVEDGDSIDPCILATLRKLQDGYFGGARVQMDKLCNFLTTSFHTKLTFMDADSEDNLLEEEDEEDEEEEMFTASGSSKDMFDQYLTELLQSTAKTSHLPPTQRGQQHVFSAEHTTRDILSFMAQIQGLSMPKASMYLPVIPMMNKHRKSLNLLEVPQAYHHAAQTNKTKASSAALHLPCDAQGNTDFDLLVRQLKECPTLQDQADILYILYAMKGADWMVNLSGQSGVTVHSLLEEIYIKAGSSKEWGLIRYISGILRKRVEVLAEACTDLISHHKQLTVGLPPEPREKVITAPLPPEELITLIYEASGQDISIAVLTQEIMVYLAMYIRSQPALFGDMLRLRIGLIMQVMATELARSLHCSGEEASESLMSLSPSDMKNLLHHILSGKEFGVERSMRPLESTATSPAISIHELGHTGATKTERTGIRKLKSEIKQLDDSRPISRCSSPSTPSGILSPTGTGDSQLIWEERQGQWLRRRRLDGAINRVPMGFYQKVWKILQKCHGLSIAGYVLPSSTTQEMTEGEIKFAVQVESVLNHVPQPEYRQLLVEAIMVLTLVADMEVQSIGGIIHIDRIVHIANDLFQQDQRANAANEYFLEKDPATGICNFFYDSAPSGSYGTMTYLSKAVIGYVQDFLPNTTCMVQ; encoded by the exons ATGCGCAGTCGCAGCAATTCCGGCGTGAGGCTGGATGGTTATGCCAGACTTGTGCAGGAGACGATACTTTGCTACCAG aaccCTGTCACAGGTCTTCTCCCAGCCAGTGAGCAACAGAAAGATGCCTGGGTTAGAGATAATGTTTACAGCATACTGGCCGTGTGGGGGCTTGGCATGGCCTACCGCAAGAACGCGGACCGTGATGAGGACAAAGCCAAAGCCTATGAACTGGAACAG AGTGTCGTAAAACTCATGCAAGGCCTCCTGCAATGCATGATGAGACAG GTGGCAAAGGTTGAGAAgttcaaaaaaacacagagcaccAAGGACTGCCTGCATGCCAAGTACCAAACAACCACGTGTGGGACTGTGGTGGGGGATGACAAGTGGGGTCACTTGCAGGTGGATGCAACCTCTCTGTACCTTCTGTTCCTGGCCCAGATGACGGCCTCAG GTCTGCGGATCATTTCAAACTTGGATGAAGTAGCATTTATCCAGAACCTGGTGTTCTACATTGAGGCTGCTTATAAAGTTGCT GATTATGGCATGTGGGAGAGAGGGGATAAGACCAACAAGGGAATTCCAGAACTTAATGGCAGCTCTGTAGGGATGGCTAag GCCGCATTGGAGGCCATTGATGAGCTGGACCTTTTTGGGGCTCATGGTGGACCCAAATCAGTCATTCATGTTCTTCCAGATGAAGTGGAGCACTGCCAG TCGATTTTATGTTCCATGCTGCCAAGAGCCTCGACCTCCAAGGAGATTGATGCTGGCCTGCTGTCCGTCATTTCGTTTCCTGCGTTTGCCGTGGAGGATGCTGACCTTGTAAATGTGACCAAAGGAGAGATCATCTCTAAGCTCCAA GGTCGATATGGCTGCTGCCGATTCATCAGAGATGGTTATAAAACCCCAAAGGAG GATCCCGCTCGGCTCCACTATGATCCTGCTGAGCTCAAGCTGTTTGAGAACATTGAGTGTGAATGGCCAGTGTTCTGGACCTACCTCATACTGGATGGTATTTTCAATGGAGAACATGTACAG GTTCAGGAGTACAGGGAGGCTCTGGATGAAGTTCTGATTCGTAGGAAAAATGGGATCCATCTGATGCCAGAGCTGTATTCGGTCCCCATAGACAAG GTCGAAGAGGAATACAGGATGCCCCATACTGTGGACAGGGTGGCCACTGGCCAGCTGCCACACCTGTGGGGACAATCTCTTTACATTGTGAGCTGTCTGCTGGCTGAG GGATTTCTGGCCCCAGGAGAGATAGATCCCCTGAACAGAAGATTCTCCACCTGTTTCAAACCTGACGTTGTTGTGCAAG tttgtgtgttggcAGAAACTGCTGAAATCAAGGAACTTCTGAGGGACCATGGAATTGAGGTAGAAATGGTTTCTGAGGCCCTACCCATTCATGTTATGCCTGCTCGCATCCTCAGTCACATCTATGTGAAACTCG GAAACTGTAAGAAGCTGAATTTAACTGGCCGTCCTTACAGGCACATTGGAGTCCTGGGAACTTCTAAATTTTATGAGATCAGGAATCGTACCTACACATTTACACCTCAG TTCATTGACCAGCATCACTTCTATTTGGCGCTGGATAACCAGATGATTGTAGAAATGCTGCGTACCGAGCTAGCCTACCTCTCTTCCTGTTGGAGAATGACAGGAAGACCCACACTCACCTTTCCAATCACACACAGCATGCTGG TGGAGGATGGTGATAGTATTGATCCATGTATCCTGGCCACTTTGAGAAAGCTGCAGGATGGATACTTTGGAGGTGCAAG GGTCCAAATGGACAAGCTGTGCAATTTCCTCACAACCTCCTTCCACACCAAGCTTACCTTCATGGATGCAGACTCAGAGGACAacctgctggaggaggaggatgaggaggatgaagaagaggaaatgTTTACAGCCTCAG GCAGCTCTAAGGACATGTTTGATCAGTACCTCACTGAGCTGCTTCAGAGCACAGCAAAAACGAGCCACCTCCCTCCCACTCAGAGGGGACAGCAACACGTCTTCAGTGCAGAACACACCACCAGGGACATCCTGTCCTTTATGGCGCAGATCCAGGGTCTCAGCATGCCCA AAGCATCAATGTATCTCCCTGTTATTCCTATGATGAACAAACACCGCAAGTCTCTAAACCTATTGGAGGTGCCACAGGCATACCACCATGCTGCTCAAACAAACAAGACAAAG GCTTCCAGTGCTGCTCTGCATTTACCATGTGATGCTCAGGGAAACACAGATTTTGACTTGCTGGTGAGGCAGCTGAAGGAATGTCCCACTCTTCAGGACCAGGCTGACATCCTTTACATCCTGTATGCCATGAA GGGTGCGGACTGGATGGTGAACCTCTCGGGACAGAGTGGGGTGACCGTACACTCCCTGCTTGAGGAGATCTATATTAAAGCTGGGTCCTCAAAAGAATGGGGGCTCATTCGTTACATCTCCGGCATCTTACGCAAGAGGGTGGAGGTGCTGGCagag GCCTGCACCGATCTAATATCTCATCATAAGCAGCTAACAGTGGGTCTGCCTCCAGAACCAAGGGAAAAAGTCATCACTGC tcCTCTACCTCCTGAAGAATTAATCACACTGATCTATGAAGCCAGTGGACAGGATATCAGCATTGCTGTGCTTACACAG GAAATTATGGTGTACCTGGCCATGTATATCCGCTCCCAGCCGGCTCTGTTTGGAGACATGCTGCGTCTGCGCATCGGCCTCATCATGCAGGTGATGGCCACAGAGCTGGCCCGCAGTCTGCACTGCTCTG GGGAGGAGGCCTCAGAGAGTCTGATGAGTCTCAGTCCCTCAGACATGAAGAACCTGTTGCACCACATCCTCAGTGGGAAGGAGTTTGGTGTGGAGAGGAGCA TGCGCCCCCTTGAGTCCACAGCAACCAGTCCGGCGATCTCCATCCATGAGCTGGGACACACTGGAGCCACCAAGACTGAGCGCACGGGCATAAGGAAACTGAAGAGCGAGATCAAGCAG CTGGATGACTCAAGGCCGATCAGC AGATGCAGCAGTCCTTCCACTCCCAGCGGCATCCTGTCGCCCACTGGCACAGGGGATTCGCAGCTGATTTGGGAGGAGAGACAGGGCCAGTGGCTGCGCAGGAGGCGCCTGGATGGTGCCATTAACAGGGTCCCGATGGGGTTCTACCAAAAAGTCTGGAAGATTCTGCAGAAGTGCCATGGTCTGTCTATTGCTGGCTATGTTCTTCCTTCGTCCACCACACAAGAG ATGACAGAAGGAGAAATTAAGTTTGCTGTACAAGTGGAGTCAGTACTGAACCACGTTCCTCAGCCGGAATACCGGCAGCTGCTGGTAGAGGCTATCATGGTGCTCACACTAGTGGCTGACATGGAGGTCCAGAGCATTGGCGGGATAATACATATCGACCGCATCGTCCACATAGCCAATGATCTGTTCCAGCAGGACCAG CGCGCAAATGCAGCCAATGAGTATTTTCTGGAGAAGGACCCTGCGACAGGGATCTGCAACTTCTTCTATGACAGTGCACCCAGTGGCAGCTATGGCACCATGACATACCTGTCCAAGGCTGTGATTGGCTATGTTCAGGACTTCCTGCCCAACACTACTTGTATGGTGCAGTGA